The Weissella confusa DNA window CATGCAACACAATACGAATAACAACGGAGAAGCAACTGTATGAAATTAGGATCATTTCGATTGGGGATGCGCACGTTTAAAACGGGGTTAGCTGTCATGATTATTGTGGCAATTTTCGTCCTCATTGATCGTGGTAATCCTATGATTGCAGCACTTTCAGCTGTGTTTTCGCTAAGACAAGATTTTGAGACGACGGTTGAGTTTGGTAAGTCGCGTGTGTTAGCCAATGCTTTAGGTGGTGGCTTTGCAATTGCGTACTTTTTGATTTACGAATACTTCAATGAAGCTAGTTTGGTCCAAATTCTGGTGTTGCCAACGTTCCTAATGTTGTTGATTTCAATCAATGACGGCATTGGTAACAACAAAGGAATTATCGGATCGACGGCGGCTTTGCTGATGATTGCGTTGACGATTCCAGCAGATGCGACATATATGTATGCCGTGGAACGTGTGTTTGATACGTTCATCGGAACGGTAGTCGCCATCTTGATGAATATTGGCGTGCATCCAAAGAAGCCAGAAGAAGTCGTTGCTGAGATTGAGGCACGACAACAACGTTAAAAATGTTCACAGCGATTAAGTATCTCTTATGATACTTAATCGCTGTTTTGCGTATTTGGGCCACATAGATTAAAATTACATGAGAAGTTTTGAAGGTGGGGAAAACTATGCGGGAACAAGAAAAATTAACAATACTAAAAGACTTGGTTGCCATTAACACGGTAGCAGCCAATGAAACATCAGTAGCGGTTTATTTGCAGGACGTCTTTAAGCGCCATGGCATCGAAAGTCAGTTAGTGGCTGATGATTCACAACGTGCAAACATTGTGGCGGAAATTGGGGATGGTGAAGGACCAGTGCTGGCGTTTGCCGGCCACATTGATACGGTTCATGAAGGTGATTTAGATACCTGGTCAACAGATCCGTTTGAAGTGGTTGCAAAGGATGGTCGCTTGTATGGCCGTGGCACGACGGATATGAAGGGCGGTATCGCCGAATTCTTGATTGCAATGATTGAGTTACAAGAATCTGGTACGCCGTTGCATGGAACAGTGCGCTTCATCGCCACGGTTGATGAAGAAAAGACGGAAGCTGGCGCAAAGTTGCTAACTGATCGAGGCTACTTGGATGATGTTGAAGCAATGGTAATTGCCGAACCAACTGGCGTGGCGTTGGACGACATTGATGATTATTTCCACAGCGGTGGGGCAGTAATCGATCCGGAAGCTTTGGTTGAGTTGAATGAAAAGAAGCGTGGTAGCAAGGCGCCGGAACAACACTTTATCTTTCACGCGCACAAGGGCTTTTTGGCTTATGAAGTGACGGCGAAGGGAAAGGCAGCACACAGTTCGATGCCAAAGTTGGGCATCAATGCGATTGACCATTTGATTACCTACTATCTAGCTGAGAAGCAATTCTATGCAGAACTGCCAGAAGTTAGTCCAGTGTTGGACCGTACGTTATATGGACCTGACGTCATTCAAGGTGGCCAGCAACAAAACTCAGTCCCTGACTCAGCAACATTGACGGTGCTAACGCGTATCATTCCAGAGTTGCCACCGGAGGAATTGATTGGCCGTTTGAAAAAGTTGATGGCCGATGTGATGGCAACGGATTCACAAATGGATTTGCGTTTGAATGTTAAGGCATATGACGGTGCGGTTGTTGCGCCAAAGGACAGTGCATTGATTCAGCTTATTCAGCAAACAATTCCAAAGTATTTGGATGAACCAATGGCTGCACCTGCGATTGCGGTGTCATTGGGAACGGATGCCTCACAATTTATCAAGGCCAACCCAAACATGCAATTGGCAGTCATCGGACCAGGTAACGCAACGGCCCACAAGGCGGATGAGTACGTTGAAGAAGCGGCTTACTTCAAGATGATTGAGTTGTTCAAAGACGTTGCGACGGACTATTTAAACTAAAGTTCCCTTTTTATTAGGCGAATATCAAAGTGTTCCGTATAATTCATAAATGAATTGATGCTTCGATTGCCAATCGTCACGATGACGCTCATATCAAACGCGCAAACAATGAGCTAGTCTTAACCTGGTATTGAATCAACGACATGAGACCTTCCCTTGGAAAACGAAGTGTACAGATGGACGAACCTGTTAACTCATGTCATGATACTTTGCCAAGCGATTGTCGCGTACAGAAAGACAACTGAAACACCATGGTAGCCACCAGATGAACTTAAAGCATCTGGTGGCTTTTCTTTTTGGGTGGCGGACACAGACAACCAACTAACTTTTAAAGCCAAAAAGGGTTTGAAACAGCGTAAACTATAAGTAATTAACAGTAGATTGAGGAGAACGACATGGCGCTTTCATTTCAGGAATTAGTAACGGCAGTTCCACTCGTGTTGCGAGGTGGTAATGTGCCTAATATTGTCGGTGAAGCTGGTATTGGTAAGTCAGCGTTGGTCGCTGAAATTGCCCGCCAAATGGGCGCAACGCTTTTTACGACGGTTGTTTCTTTGTCAGAAAAGGGTGACTTGGCGATTCCAGTGCCACCTTTGACCAGTGATGCTTATGTTGAAACCGAGCAGTATGGTTCGTTGGCTGACGTAAAGTACGGTTACACGCACACGTTGATTGAGATTATTGAAGCTGCGCAAGCGCACCCAGGCAAGCCAATTATTTGGTTCTTGGACGAGTTTAATCGTGGCTCACAAGCGGTCCAAAGTGAGTTGATGAATTTGGTCTTGCAACGCCAAATTAATTCATTGATTTTACCAGCCGAAGTGAAGCTGGTGATTGCTGAAAATCCTGATGAAACGATGGCTGGATTTGAAAATGCCGATTACGGGGTTGTGGCTGGAGATGCGGCTATTAAGGATCGTACGGTTCGCTTAGTGATGAAGGTTGATGTTGCCGACTGGCTGGCCTGGGCAGCGACTGAAGATAAGACGAAGCAACGCCCAAACATCCATGAGATGATTCAACGTTACCTACAAGAAGATGCGACGCAACTTTACCCAGCTGAACGTGGGGATGACTTGAATCCTACGCCACGTGCTTGGCAACGTGTGTCAGACAATTTATATGAATTATTGACCTTGCCAGAAGCGACTCAGCAAGCATTGATTTTTGACATTGTGGCTGGTGATCTAGGTGAAGCTGCTGCGCAACGTTTCGTGCAATTTATGCAAACAAACCAAGAGACATTGACGCCAATGGATATCTTTGTAAGCCAACCATGGGGACCAGAAGTGCCAGAACAAGTGATGACGAAGTTCGTTAGTTTGCCTGAAGTGCAAAAGTTGGCCTTGTTGAAGTCAACGTTAGCCGCAGTTGATATTGCCCAAGATGATAACGCTGGTCGCTTTACGCAAATTTTGACAGCAACGGCCAAGGATGGCCAATACGCAGTCGTTAAGCAATTGGCAGCGGGTAACTTGTTGGAGCAACTTTACAGTTCAACTGGTGACCACGCAAAGCAACTTTACGATGTCATCACGAAGGTGGCCGCCTATGACCTATCAGAAGATTGATGAACTAGTCCAAAAAGCCACGATGAAATTGCTGGACGAAAGCCGGTTTTATGGTGAAGTCGTCTTACGATTAAATCGTGTGTACGATGACACGGTTGGTGGTACGATGGGACTTTCTTGGCAAGCGCCATTTTGGGAGTTGCGGATTAATCCGATTTTATTCGAAGAAGTTTATCATTCGGTTGCGGACGTAAAAGGTGCACTAACCCACCAAGTGCTACACATGGTGTGGGAACACCCAATTCGTTATGCAGATAAAATTGCTGAGAATGCAGCTGAGGCCAAGATGGTTGGCTTGGCAACTGACTTATCGGTTAATCAATATATTCGTGGTGGCTTTCCAGGTGCCCACACGTTGGCTGAAGTTGAAGAAATGATTGAATTGGATTTGCCAACGTATGCCGATTCAAGTACCTATTACAATTTATTGCATCCATTGATGGATACGATTGATAACGAAGGGGCCAGTTCACAGTTGCCTGGTGACGATCACAAAGGTTGGTCGACAGGTGCTGAGGCTGGTGAAGAAGCAGAAGCAGCGTTGCGAAATGTGGTTGCCGATGCGAACCACGATGCGCTAGTTGCGGGTCGCGGTAATATGGCGGGCGAAGTTGAACGTCAGATTGAACAACTATTGGCGCCACGACGTAACTGGCGAGGCTTGTTGCGTAAGGCGATGAGCAACGTGCCAGCAGGCAAGCAAGATAGTCGTGCCCGTTTCAATCGTCGCCAACCATATCGCATGGAATTGCCGGGGCAAGTGGACGCGACACAGACTAAGATTGCGGTATTTATCGATAATTCAGCGTCAATTTCAGATGACACGGCGAGTCGCTTTATCGCCGAGGTGGCCCAGATGCAAAAACAACTTGCAGCGGCAGTTGATTTCTTTGCCTTCGACACTGAAGTACATGCAATTGATAAAAATTGGATTGCTGATGGTCGCCGTCGTGCTGGTGGTGGCACGCGCTTTGCGACGATTTTTGAAACGTTGCAAGCAGAGCGATACCAACCGCAGAGTACTGTCGTGGTTATCTTTACCGATGGTGACGGTGAACAAGAATTACCAGCTAATCGTTATCGTCGATTAGTATGGGTTTTGCCAACCGACGCGACACTTTCAGTTTTGCAACCGGTTGGCCAAGTTGTGACATTGACAAAATGGGAGGGAAATTAATGGCGCTTGATCCATTGATGTTACGTGCCGTGATTTTGCGGGCACCACAATACGAACGCGCGGTTGCTTTGTTGTGGAATGAGTGGAATCGCTTTGTAGTGAGTCATCCGATTTCACCGACGACGATTGCAGCAACCGATGCGCAATTTGCGATTGCATTATACGAAGCGGACTTAGTTGAACAAGCTGATGTCGCAGATGACTTTGAACAATTTATTGAAACAAACCAACAATGGTTAGGCGATGATGCCGCAAGTTGGTTAGAGGAGTGGCATGATGGCAGAGAATGATTTGAACCCAGTTGATTTGCGATCATTTATTAATAAGGATCGTCGTTATGAGCGTGCCGAGGCCCTTATCAAGGGGACTTGGGAAGAGTTGCTGTTGTCACAACCTTGGGGGATGACAACGATTAATATGGCCGACGTCCAATTTGCTGAGGCGTTGTTGCAAGCGAACTTGGTACAACCAGTTAAGCAAAAGTTTGAGACGTTGGCTGATGTGCAACAATTCATTCAAGCGAATAGCGTTCGATTGACGCCAGATGTGATTGCGTCACTTAAGGGTCGATTCGATATGTAATAAAAAATCTCGACTGCATTTTGCGGTCGAGATTTTTTTGGTTATTCAGTATCATCGTCTGGTAGGAACCAGTTGTTCATCCACCAGCCACGGTAGAAGCCTTCCATTGAGATAATTTGGCTAAGCGATGCACCAATTAATGTGAATTGGAGCCATGTCTTGCCAGAAGTAAAGAACGGGATACTCATCATAGCTGCGGTTACGAGATAGATGACAATGCGCGCACGTTGTGTCAAACCACGGTGGTAGATGCCTTCATGCACATATTTTTGATAGTGTTTATTTTGGGTTAACCAGGCGTGAAGTCGCTCTGATGAACGACCCCAAAAAAATGCAGTTAGCAAGTAAAAGGGCGTCGTTGGAATGCCGGGCACCCAAATCGTTACGGTTCCAATACCGAACGTGATCAACCCGAGCAAAATGTAGAGATAGCGCATATGAGCAACCTTTCGTTGTATAGTTCTTTAAGTATACAGGAGATGTCCGATAAATGGGGCTTTTTTCAAGCAAGGTCGATTGTTTCGTAAACGGTTGCAAATTGCTATAATGAAAGAAACTCTGCGAAAGGATGACCGTTAACATGGAAATTTTAGAACGCGCATATGCGAAGCTTAATATTAGTCTTGATACGCCATTTGCGCATGCTGATGGCGAACAAGAATGGGACATGTTGATGGTTGCGATTGATTTGGCTGACACAGTCACAATTCGAACAACGACAGATCATCAAGAGATTATCGTTGAATCGACAAGTGGCTTGTTGCCATTGAATGAAAAAAATTTAGCCTATCAAGCGGCTGAATTGATGCGCGAACGGGCGGGTGTATCTGAAGGGGTGGAAATTCATATCGACAAGCATATTCCAGTGGCAGCTGGACTTGGCGGTGGTTCATCAGATGCGGCGGCTGTATTGCGCGGTTTAAATAAAATCTGGCATATGACCTTAACGGAAGCGCAACTTGCTGAGATTGGGTTGAAAATTGATGCCGATGTGCCGTTCTGTGTGTATTCACGACCAGCACGGGTGACGGGACGCGGTGAAATCGTGGCGCCACTCTCACAAAAGTTTCCACCGCTATGGTTGGTTGTGTCGAAGCCAGCAATTAGTGTGTCGACGCCTAAAATTCTGAAGATGATTGATTATGACAACTTGGAACACGGGGACATGTCAGCGTTGATGGACGCCGTTGAGCGTGGCGATTTTGATGCCGCGTTCAAGGGGATGTTTAATGTTCTTGAACCAGTTACAGCGTCAAAGTATCCAGAAATTGTGAAGCTGAAAGAGAAGATGCGTAAGTTTGGGGCGGATGCGGTTCAGATGTCTGGTACGGGTCCAACGGTCTTTGCAATTACTGATAAGGCATCACGAGCAAAGCGCTTGTACAATGCTGTCCGTGGTTTTGTGCCAGAAACGTACATGGTTCGACTGGTAAATTAATAGAAACTGATTGAGCGACGGAAATCGTCGCTTTTTTTGTGCGCCTGAACGGGGTGAGTTCGTGTTATAAACGTTTTACTCGATAATTTCGGACTTTTTAAAACGATTAACTATGAAATAATTGTGAATAAGCGAATATAATCGTTTACTTTTATGAATTTGTTCGTTATATTTATGGCATAGATGAATTGGTCATCGAAAAAATAAATGGGTTTTTCATAAAGGGGAAAAAAAACATGGCTTCAAACGTAAAGATGTGGATTGCTGGTGCTGCGGTAGTAGTAATCGCTGGTGGCGCATACGCCGCACTATCTGGAAACAAGTCAGCTTCAGGTGAAGCAGGTAAGACATCAGTCGCGTTGGTGACTGACGGTGGTGGAGTTGACGATAAGTCATTCCAACAATCTGCCTGGGAAGGCTTGGAGAAATGGGGTAAGGAAAACGGCGTTAAGCAAGGTAAGAATGGTTACACTTACTATCAATCAAAGTCACACGCTGATTTTAAGACAAACTATGATCAAGCTGTGTCAGCCGGTTTCAAGAACATTTATGGTATTGGGTTCCAATTGACTTCAACGGTTAACGAAGAAGCTAAGAAGCACCCAGACACGAACTTTATGATTGTCGATGACATCGCAAAGAAGCGTGATAACGTTGTCTCAGTAACGTTTAAGTCAGAACAATCATCATACTTGGCTGGTGTTGCTGCCGCTAAGACGACTAAGACGAACAAGCTTGGTTTCGTTGGTGGTATGGAATCAGCAGTTGTGAAGACATTCGAAGCTGGTTTCGTTGCTGGTGCAAAGTCAGTTAACCCTGACATTCAAGTTGATGTACAATACGTTGGTAGCTTTACTGATGCTGGTAAGGGTAAGACGATTGCGGCTTCAATGTACCAAAACGGTACTGATGTGATCTTCTCAGCTGCTGGTGGTGCCGGTGCTGGTGTCTTCACTGAAGCTAAGGACTTGAACAGCGAAAGGAACGCTGCTGACAAGGTTTGGGTAATCGGTGTTGACCGTGACCAAAACGATGATGGTGCTTACACGGCGAAGGACGGTAAGTCAAACTTCACGTTGACGTCATCAGTTAAGAAGGTTGGTAAGGCCGTTGTTGACGTGACTGAAATGGCAGCTAAGGACAAGTTCCCTGGTGGTAAGCAATTGGTTTACGGTTTGGACGACAAGGGTGTTGCTGTAACACGCGGAAACATGTCTGACGAAGCTTGGCAAGCTGTTCAAGCAGCCCAAAAGAAGATTGTTGATAAGGAAATCACAGTTCCTTCAAAGTAATTTGGTTAAATGAGACGTTGTGCGTTTAGACGCATAACGTCTTTTAATTTGATTTCATGTTGAGGGAAAGAGATGAAAAAAAGTGTGATTATTGGTGTTGCGGCAACAGCGCTGATTGCCGCGATTGCGGGGATGATGATAACGAGCCTCCCGACTGAGGCCGAAACGGAACCGATTCAAGCAACGGTAGCCATGATTACAGATGGCGCTGGCGTTGATGATCAGTCATACCAAGAACTTGCTTGGCGAGGGATTAAAAAATATGCCTTGGAAACAGGGCTGGCTGAGGGAATTGATGGCTATCAATCTTTTCATGCCATAACGGCGACGGAGGCACAGCAAGCAATTACCGATGCGGTTAATGATGGGTTTAAGACTGTTTTTGCGGTAGGGTATCGCAAAATCCAAGCTGTAGATGAAGCGGTTCAAAAGTACCCTGATCGAGATTTTGTCATGATTGGTGATGTTGCGCAGACACGACCTAATGTTGTGTCAGTAACCTTTCAAGCAAATCAACCATCATATCTAGCTGGCGTTGCTGCCGCAAAGACGACGAAAACAGACACTATCGGACTAGTTTGTGGGGAAAAGTCGGTTGTGATGGAGGCTTTCGAGGCCGGCTACATTGCAGGTGCACAATCGATTAAACCAGACATTAAGATTTTGCATGACTATGTTGGTGATTTTAAAAATGATGCCACGGCTAAAACCTTGGCGAATAATATGTATCAAGCTGGCGCTGACGTGATTTATCAAACAGCGGGTGGCGCTGGTCAGGGTGTTTTTGAAGCGGCCCGATCAATCAACGAAAAGCGCCGTAGTGCCGCGAAGGTTTGGGTGATTGGTGTTGATACGAACCAATCACAAAGTGGCCGTTATCAAGCACTTGATGCCTCATCAAACTTCACACTAACATCTGCGTTGAAGCGTGTTGATCAAGTGGTGTACGATATCGCTAATTTGGCGATGAAGGATGAGTTCCCTGGTGGTGAGCACTTGGTATATGGGCTTGATAATGATGGTGTCTCAGTAACGCGCGGACGCATGAGTACTGAAGCCTGGATGGCAGTGCAAGATGCCAAGCAAGATATTTTGGACAAGAAAGTGGTTGTACCAGAAACGTTAGATTAGGCTGATATTCCTTAGAACCTTTTTACAACACTATTCGTTTTAGTTGGGGTATACTAACAAAAAATAAACGAATGAGGAATTTGACCATGGCAGATGTGATTTTCAACCGTCCACTAGAAAATGAAGATCTTGAAGCAACGCTAGATGCTTACGAGAAAGATGTTAACCCTGAAACTGAGCATGATTTCATCGCGATGTTGGGTGCCGCATCATTGCTAGCACCAGTACAAGTTGATGCTGAATTGACTGACAATGGTGATGGTACTTTCGTAATTGACTCAGAAGTTGCCGCACAATTGAACTACCAAGTCATCCAAAACTCAAAGGGTGAAGTATTCTTCCCAGCTTTCACGAGCACAGAAGAATACAACAAGTGGTCAACTGAAGCTGAAGGTGTTGTTGCCTTGACTGTTTCATTGGAAACTTATGCCGCTTTGATGTCAGCTAACCCTGATACTGGTTTGGTTATCAATGCCTACGGTCAAAATGTTGTCATGAATCAAGACAACATGAACTACGTGATGGCAACGTTGACGCAAATGCGTGAGCAAGACCCTATCACTTTGGAAGATCCTGTTGATGATCAAACAGAATTTGCAGCTAAGTTGGCTGAGGGTATGGGTGAAGTTTTGCCTGACTTGCAAACTGTTTGGGCCATCGACTTGGTTCGTGCACCAGAGCGTGCATTGATTTACGTTATCCACACGGATGGTGAACTTGAAGAAGCAAAGGCACAATTCTTTGCCTTTGCTCAAATGGCTGGTGCCCCAGCATTCACGAACGTATTGGGTGTTCAAGAAATTGGTTACCCACGTGCGGCTGCATTCGCACCAATTTACACAAAGTAATCCAACAATTAGAGCATCTGTCATCTGGGCAGGTGCTCTTTTTTTCGTTATACTAGATGAAACACAAGGATTTAAGAATGGGGAATTATAATGGATAACCAAGAAGATGTTTTGCGTAACGACGCATTGCTAGATGCGTTGGCAGCATTTCGTGAAGATCAAAACGGCACAACGGAGCAAGCGTTTATTCAAGCGTTGATTGAAGCGGTCTTTATTGCACCAGTTAACTTTAGTGAGCCACCAATCATCAAGGAAAATGGGGATGTTGAAATTCCTGAAGGCGCAGAAATGCGTTTGTTGACGTTCGAGATGGAAAATGGCCACTCAGTATTCCCAATCTTTACAGATTTGTATGCCTTCAATGCCCAACCAATTGATTCAGAAGAGCCTGTTCACCCATGGGCTATGGCGTTGACTGACTACTTGCCAGTTTTGCAAGGTGAAGATTCTGAAAACCTTGAGGGCTTGGCATTGAACCCATTCACGAACGGTATGCCAATTTCACGTGAAAACTTGGCTTACATCGCTGGCTTGTTGGCAGCGCAACAGGGTGAAGGCGAGATGCAAATTTCTTCTGCTGAAGATGTCATCCCAACGCCATTGCGTTACGATTTGATTGGTTTGGCTGATGACGCTATGGGTAAGATTGAGCGTATGCACTTGTTGTGGTTGACGAACGAAGCCACTGGTACTGAAAACTACTTGTTGGTTGTTGATGGACCTGACAAGGAAGCTTACCAAGCTTTGTACGCTGATATCGCAAAGATTTTTGAAGAGAAGGCTGGCGAAGAAGGAAACGCAGTTGATATTGTTTCAGCAAGCGACTTCGGGGTTGATTTGTCAGAATTCGCAACGTTGTACGACCGTAACTTGTAAGAATAATCCGCTGTATAGTCCTTTATACTATGCAGCGGATTTTTTTGTAGCGTATAATACAAAAAGTAAATAAAAGAAAAATAAATCCGATAGAAACGGGAAGTAAACAATCATGACTGAATTTAAGGATACAGATTTAACAATTATTGGTGCTGGACCAGTTGGTATGTTCGCCGCCTTCTACGCAGGGCTGCGTGAACTAGACGTGACGATTATCGAAAGCTTGGAAAGTGTTGGAGGTCAAGTTGCCAACCTTTACCCACAAAAGACGATTTTGGATATTGCTGGTTACGTGAACACAACGGGAGCCAAGATTGTGAAGGAACTTGATGATCAAATGCGTCAATTCCAACAAGATTTGTATCTTGATACGACAGTTATTGATGTTGTCCCAAATGGCACTGAATTTGACATCACGACTGATAAGGGTTCATTCCACTCAAAGTCAGTTATCGTGGCAACGGGTAAGGGTGCTTTCGAGCCACGTCGTTTGCCAGAAGATGTTGAAAATGGTCTAGAAGGTCAAGGTATTCACTACTTCTTGAACGACGTTGAAGACTTCCGTGGCCACCGTGTGCTGGTTGCAGGTGGTGGTGACTCAGCTGTTGATATGTCAACATTGTTGGACACGGTTGCAGCAGAAGTACACTTGACGCACCGTCGTGACAAGTTCCGTGCCATGGAACACGCTGTTTCAGAATTGCAAAAGTCAGCCGTTCAAATCGAGACACCATACAACATTGAGTCTGTTGAAAAGGCTGAAGATGGTTCATTGAATGTGACTTTGGCTAAGGTTCGCGAAGATGAGAAGAAGGTGTTGAACGTCGATGATTTGATGGTTAACTACGGCTTCACGTCAGAAAATAAGATTGTTGCCGGTTGGACGATTCAACCAGCTGTTGAGCGTCAGAAGTTCACGGTTAGCCAAGAGATGGAGACGACTGTTCCCGGTGTCTTCGCGGTCGGTGACGTGGCTGAGTACCCAGGTAAGGCCGAATTGATTGCCACTGGTTTTGGTGAAGTGCCAACTGCTGTTAACAGTATCATCAAGCGCATCTACCCAGATCGCCAAGGACCAGTTCACTCATCTGGTTTGGTTATCGAGAATGGTGAAATCAAGCGATAACTGCTTGTAGTCAGTTAGCCGTTCCGATATACTGGATTTAACTTAAATAACACATTTTGACAGAGGTATCGCATTTCGTTGCGGTACCTCTGTTGTTGTCTTAGGCGAAATGATAACGGTGAAACTTTGGGGAACAATTAATCACTACTATTTGTTCTGAAATTTTGTTACAATAGTAACGAAATATTCTAATACAAAAGAGGTATCACCAATGGCAAAGTTGGTTTTGATCCGTCACGGTCAAAGTGAATGGAACGCATTGAACTTGTTCAATGGTTGGGTAGACACGAAGTTGAGCGACAAGGGTATTGCCCAAGCTCGTACTGCAGGTGAATTGTTGGCCAAGGAAGGCATCCAATTCGACCAAGCTTACACGTCAGTTTTGACGCGTGCGATCACGACGTTGCACTACGCTTTGGAAGAAGCTGGTCAATTGTGGATCCCTGAAATGAAGTCATGGCGCTTGAACGAGCGTCACTACGGTGCTTTGCAAGGTTTGAACAAGGCTGACGCCGCTGAAAAGTGGGGAGCAGACCAAGTTTTGCAATGGCGTCGTTCATACGACGTTTTGCCTCCATTGCTAGAGACGCAAGAAGAGACTGTTGAAGTTTTGGGTAAGACTTACCCAGCCTTTGACCGTCGTTACGCTGATGTTCCTGAAGGTGAGTTGCCATTCGGTGAAAACTTGAAGGTTACGTTGGAACGCGTATTGCCATTCTGGGAGTCTAACATTTCACAAGACTTGAAGGCTGGTAAGAACGTTGTTATCGCAGCCCACGGTAACTCATTGCGCGCATTGGTTAAGCACATCGAAAACATCTCAGATGATGACATCTTGGGTGTTGAGATTGCTAACGGTGAGCCTTTGGTATACGACTTGGCAGATGACTTGTCAGTTGTATC harbors:
- a CDS encoding aromatic acid exporter family protein codes for the protein MKLGSFRLGMRTFKTGLAVMIIVAIFVLIDRGNPMIAALSAVFSLRQDFETTVEFGKSRVLANALGGGFAIAYFLIYEYFNEASLVQILVLPTFLMLLISINDGIGNNKGIIGSTAALLMIALTIPADATYMYAVERVFDTFIGTVVAILMNIGVHPKKPEEVVAEIEARQQR
- a CDS encoding M20/M25/M40 family metallo-hydrolase translates to MREQEKLTILKDLVAINTVAANETSVAVYLQDVFKRHGIESQLVADDSQRANIVAEIGDGEGPVLAFAGHIDTVHEGDLDTWSTDPFEVVAKDGRLYGRGTTDMKGGIAEFLIAMIELQESGTPLHGTVRFIATVDEEKTEAGAKLLTDRGYLDDVEAMVIAEPTGVALDDIDDYFHSGGAVIDPEALVELNEKKRGSKAPEQHFIFHAHKGFLAYEVTAKGKAAHSSMPKLGINAIDHLITYYLAEKQFYAELPEVSPVLDRTLYGPDVIQGGQQQNSVPDSATLTVLTRIIPELPPEELIGRLKKLMADVMATDSQMDLRLNVKAYDGAVVAPKDSALIQLIQQTIPKYLDEPMAAPAIAVSLGTDASQFIKANPNMQLAVIGPGNATAHKADEYVEEAAYFKMIELFKDVATDYLN
- a CDS encoding ATP-binding protein, which encodes MALSFQELVTAVPLVLRGGNVPNIVGEAGIGKSALVAEIARQMGATLFTTVVSLSEKGDLAIPVPPLTSDAYVETEQYGSLADVKYGYTHTLIEIIEAAQAHPGKPIIWFLDEFNRGSQAVQSELMNLVLQRQINSLILPAEVKLVIAENPDETMAGFENADYGVVAGDAAIKDRTVRLVMKVDVADWLAWAATEDKTKQRPNIHEMIQRYLQEDATQLYPAERGDDLNPTPRAWQRVSDNLYELLTLPEATQQALIFDIVAGDLGEAAAQRFVQFMQTNQETLTPMDIFVSQPWGPEVPEQVMTKFVSLPEVQKLALLKSTLAAVDIAQDDNAGRFTQILTATAKDGQYAVVKQLAAGNLLEQLYSSTGDHAKQLYDVITKVAAYDLSED
- a CDS encoding VWA-like domain-containing protein; this encodes MTYQKIDELVQKATMKLLDESRFYGEVVLRLNRVYDDTVGGTMGLSWQAPFWELRINPILFEEVYHSVADVKGALTHQVLHMVWEHPIRYADKIAENAAEAKMVGLATDLSVNQYIRGGFPGAHTLAEVEEMIELDLPTYADSSTYYNLLHPLMDTIDNEGASSQLPGDDHKGWSTGAEAGEEAEAALRNVVADANHDALVAGRGNMAGEVERQIEQLLAPRRNWRGLLRKAMSNVPAGKQDSRARFNRRQPYRMELPGQVDATQTKIAVFIDNSASISDDTASRFIAEVAQMQKQLAAAVDFFAFDTEVHAIDKNWIADGRRRAGGGTRFATIFETLQAERYQPQSTVVVIFTDGDGEQELPANRYRRLVWVLPTDATLSVLQPVGQVVTLTKWEGN
- a CDS encoding YbaN family protein; this encodes MRYLYILLGLITFGIGTVTIWVPGIPTTPFYLLTAFFWGRSSERLHAWLTQNKHYQKYVHEGIYHRGLTQRARIVIYLVTAAMMSIPFFTSGKTWLQFTLIGASLSQIISMEGFYRGWWMNNWFLPDDDTE
- the ispE gene encoding 4-(cytidine 5'-diphospho)-2-C-methyl-D-erythritol kinase; this translates as MEILERAYAKLNISLDTPFAHADGEQEWDMLMVAIDLADTVTIRTTTDHQEIIVESTSGLLPLNEKNLAYQAAELMRERAGVSEGVEIHIDKHIPVAAGLGGGSSDAAAVLRGLNKIWHMTLTEAQLAEIGLKIDADVPFCVYSRPARVTGRGEIVAPLSQKFPPLWLVVSKPAISVSTPKILKMIDYDNLEHGDMSALMDAVERGDFDAAFKGMFNVLEPVTASKYPEIVKLKEKMRKFGADAVQMSGTGPTVFAITDKASRAKRLYNAVRGFVPETYMVRLVN
- a CDS encoding BMP family protein; the encoded protein is MASNVKMWIAGAAVVVIAGGAYAALSGNKSASGEAGKTSVALVTDGGGVDDKSFQQSAWEGLEKWGKENGVKQGKNGYTYYQSKSHADFKTNYDQAVSAGFKNIYGIGFQLTSTVNEEAKKHPDTNFMIVDDIAKKRDNVVSVTFKSEQSSYLAGVAAAKTTKTNKLGFVGGMESAVVKTFEAGFVAGAKSVNPDIQVDVQYVGSFTDAGKGKTIAASMYQNGTDVIFSAAGGAGAGVFTEAKDLNSERNAADKVWVIGVDRDQNDDGAYTAKDGKSNFTLTSSVKKVGKAVVDVTEMAAKDKFPGGKQLVYGLDDKGVAVTRGNMSDEAWQAVQAAQKKIVDKEITVPSK
- a CDS encoding BMP family protein, whose translation is MKKSVIIGVAATALIAAIAGMMITSLPTEAETEPIQATVAMITDGAGVDDQSYQELAWRGIKKYALETGLAEGIDGYQSFHAITATEAQQAITDAVNDGFKTVFAVGYRKIQAVDEAVQKYPDRDFVMIGDVAQTRPNVVSVTFQANQPSYLAGVAAAKTTKTDTIGLVCGEKSVVMEAFEAGYIAGAQSIKPDIKILHDYVGDFKNDATAKTLANNMYQAGADVIYQTAGGAGQGVFEAARSINEKRRSAAKVWVIGVDTNQSQSGRYQALDASSNFTLTSALKRVDQVVYDIANLAMKDEFPGGEHLVYGLDNDGVSVTRGRMSTEAWMAVQDAKQDILDKKVVVPETLD
- a CDS encoding SseB family protein, producing MADVIFNRPLENEDLEATLDAYEKDVNPETEHDFIAMLGAASLLAPVQVDAELTDNGDGTFVIDSEVAAQLNYQVIQNSKGEVFFPAFTSTEEYNKWSTEAEGVVALTVSLETYAALMSANPDTGLVINAYGQNVVMNQDNMNYVMATLTQMREQDPITLEDPVDDQTEFAAKLAEGMGEVLPDLQTVWAIDLVRAPERALIYVIHTDGELEEAKAQFFAFAQMAGAPAFTNVLGVQEIGYPRAAAFAPIYTK